A genome region from Arachis duranensis cultivar V14167 chromosome 6, aradu.V14167.gnm2.J7QH, whole genome shotgun sequence includes the following:
- the LOC127748425 gene encoding uncharacterized protein LOC127748425 yields the protein MMLGVIEFQVGQQFQDKEEVVLSVKTYNIRRGIQYKVVESDYRKYYGKCKEFGNGCAWCIWISLRQRKGIWEVKRYNVDAAVCIKVLLNGTKAHFGFRSTYRRVWMAKQKTVAQIYGEWDESYSEFPRWVLGVQVTMSGNVVVLRTSPVRVGGQVDESHSYFHRLFWTFPPCIEAFWHCKPLVSIDGTHLYGKYGGTLLVAIAQDGNSNILPVAFALVEGENAESWSFFFSHLRQHVTPQPSILVISDRHNGIKAALEVPDDSWLPPADLPCILYSTCGSQLCPDR from the exons ATGATGTTGGGGGTAATAGAGTTTCAGGTAGGTCAGCAGTTTCAGGACAAAGAGGAGGTTGTGTTAAGTGTGAAGACCTATAACATCCGACGCGGGATTCAGTACAAAGTGGTGGAGTCTGATTATCGCAAGTACTATGGAAAGTGTAAGGAGTTTGGCAACGGGTGCGCATGGTGTATTTGGATCAGTCTTCGCCAGCGCAAAGGGATTTGGGAGGTCAAGCGGTACAATG TTGATGCTGCCGTGTGTATCAAGGTACTCCTGAATGGGACAAAGGCACATTTCGGTTTTAGATCGACTTATAGGAGGGTTTGGATGGCGAAGCAAAAGACTGTGGCACAAATCTATGGAGAATGGGATGAGTCATACAGCGAGTTTCCACGATGGGTTCTAGGTGTCCAGGTGACAATGTCGGGTAATGTTGTAGTGCTGAGGACGAGTCCTGTGCGTGTGGGTGGGCAAGTGGATGAATCCCATTCATATTTCCATCGTCTTTTTTGGACATTTCCACCATGTATTGAGGCTTTCTGGCATTGCAAGCCGTTGGTTAGCATCGATGGTACCCATTTGTACGGGAAATACGGGGGGACATTGCTCGTTGCGATTGCTCAGGATGGGAATTCCAACATCCTACCCGTTGCATTCGCACTTGTGGAGGGTGAGAATGCTGAGTCATGGTCCTTTTTCTTCTCCCACCTCCGCCAGCACGTTACTCCACAACCGAGCATCTTAGTGATATCAGATCGGCACAACGGAATAAAGGCTGCATTGGAGGTGCCCGACGACAGTTGGCTACCACCCGCTGATCTACCGTGCATTCTGTATTCGACATGTGGCAGCCAACTTTGCCCTGACCGTTAA